One part of the Gemmatimonas sp. genome encodes these proteins:
- a CDS encoding TolC family protein has translation MKLPVRFHVFALAIGCLAGVMTPAVAHAQAPATAQGNVLTLADALSLARRSNPALANSVNARRNAAANLRAANGAFLPSVNTSFGGGYREGRQTFFQGQGFGSTNDQLSTDAGASANLNLSLGAINDRRAVKAEQEATESDIAAAEVAVRNNVINQYLTALQAQANAILQDTLLVTTTAQLQLARARLQVGSGTQLDVQRAEVADGQQRVAQLRARNTVQVEVVRLFQQIGIDPVPGTTLDPNLPAAPALELPAVLDMAKRANPALGALKMREESARRQLTSAKSGYYPSLALQAGVSAFTNRFLNTNALISTARNSAASQRAGCIRSEEVRARLQLANNLAACENIAFTPAQEQSIRDAQGQYPFDFTRNPYSVSASLSLPLFNGFRREQQIEQAQVQRRNAENNTRGQELRVIADVTAAYLQLNTAQQAVSLQEQNVRTARTALSLAQERYRVGASNLVDLVQARGDFERAETDRITAVYDVQRAFAALENAAGRPLR, from the coding sequence ATGAAGCTTCCCGTGAGATTTCACGTGTTCGCGCTGGCGATCGGTTGCTTGGCCGGGGTCATGACTCCGGCGGTGGCCCACGCCCAGGCACCGGCCACCGCTCAGGGGAACGTCCTGACGCTTGCCGACGCCCTCTCCCTGGCGCGGCGCAGCAACCCTGCACTGGCCAACTCGGTGAACGCGCGGCGAAACGCCGCCGCGAACCTGCGCGCGGCCAACGGCGCCTTCCTCCCCAGCGTGAATACCAGCTTCGGCGGCGGCTATCGCGAAGGGCGCCAGACGTTCTTCCAGGGTCAGGGCTTCGGCTCCACCAACGACCAGCTCTCCACCGACGCCGGCGCGTCGGCGAACCTGAATCTTTCCCTTGGCGCCATCAACGACCGCCGCGCCGTCAAGGCGGAGCAGGAAGCGACCGAGTCGGACATTGCGGCGGCTGAAGTGGCGGTGCGCAACAACGTCATCAATCAGTACCTCACAGCCTTGCAGGCACAGGCCAACGCCATATTGCAGGACACGCTCCTCGTCACGACCACCGCACAGCTGCAGCTCGCGCGCGCGCGGCTGCAAGTGGGCTCGGGGACGCAGCTTGACGTGCAGCGGGCCGAGGTGGCTGATGGCCAGCAGCGCGTGGCCCAGCTCCGCGCGCGCAACACGGTCCAGGTGGAAGTGGTGCGGCTCTTCCAGCAGATCGGCATCGATCCTGTGCCAGGCACCACCCTCGACCCCAACCTGCCGGCCGCCCCGGCGCTCGAACTGCCCGCGGTGCTCGACATGGCCAAACGCGCCAATCCGGCACTTGGCGCCCTCAAGATGCGCGAGGAGTCGGCACGGCGGCAGCTCACCTCGGCCAAGAGCGGCTACTACCCGTCGCTCGCGCTCCAGGCTGGCGTCTCGGCGTTCACCAATCGCTTTCTGAACACCAACGCGCTGATCAGCACCGCGCGCAACAGCGCGGCATCGCAGCGTGCCGGATGCATCCGCTCTGAGGAGGTCCGTGCCCGCCTGCAGCTCGCCAACAATCTCGCCGCGTGCGAAAACATTGCCTTCACCCCGGCACAGGAGCAATCCATCCGCGACGCGCAGGGGCAGTACCCGTTTGACTTCACCCGTAACCCGTACAGCGTGTCGGCGAGCCTCTCGCTGCCCCTGTTCAACGGGTTCCGGCGCGAACAGCAAATCGAACAGGCGCAGGTGCAGCGTCGCAATGCCGAGAACAACACCCGGGGCCAGGAGCTGCGGGTCATCGCCGACGTGACGGCGGCGTACCTGCAGCTCAACACGGCGCAGCAGGCGGTATCGCTGCAGGAACAGAACGTGCGCACGGCGCGCACCGCCCTCTCGCTGGCGCAGGAGCGCTACCGGGTGGGCGCCAGCAACCTCGTCGACCTGGTGCAGGCGCGCGGCGACTTCGAGCGTGCAGAGACGGATCGCATCACCGCCGTATACGACGTGCAACGGGCGTTTGCCGCGCTCGAAAATGCCGCCGGTCGCCCGCTTCGCTAA
- a CDS encoding ABC transporter permease, with protein sequence MPFFDAIRLALRTIRTQKLKSAFTLLGVCIGVMFLISVVSIVEGMGRYMEEDLIGKLIAVNTFELRHRPNINIGDVDESTWEEYRKRPRLDITDVAPATATLPADSRWYLYSEDMVMATSSTSGKPRQVRGVAVQGDYFAIKKMGVTRGRLLSEQELDRGEKSVVIGPDAADRLFPGLDPIGRELKMGGVPYRVVGVAESQGQVFGMSFDNFVVASFRSPARRLLNSRPNIVDAVVIQSPTVPAMTENMELVRAAMRAQRQLRPAQKDNFSLQTADSALEFWNKIKGYLVLAGVALPAIGLVVGAIVIMNIMLVAVAERTREIGIRKALGARRRDILLQFLIEASALGTIGSVIGVGLGIGLAQLIAAVSPLPASVAPWSIVAGVALGAGVGIISGVYPASRASRLDPIAALRQE encoded by the coding sequence GTGCCGTTTTTCGATGCCATTCGTTTGGCGCTCCGTACCATCCGCACCCAGAAGCTCAAGAGCGCCTTCACGCTGCTCGGCGTGTGCATCGGTGTGATGTTCCTCATCTCCGTTGTGTCCATCGTGGAAGGGATGGGGCGGTACATGGAGGAGGACCTCATCGGCAAGCTCATTGCCGTGAACACGTTCGAGCTGCGGCATCGTCCCAACATCAATATCGGCGACGTCGACGAGTCGACGTGGGAGGAGTACCGCAAGCGCCCACGGCTCGACATCACCGACGTGGCACCGGCCACGGCCACACTCCCCGCCGACTCGCGCTGGTACCTGTACAGCGAAGACATGGTGATGGCCACGAGCAGCACGAGCGGCAAGCCTCGCCAGGTACGCGGCGTTGCCGTGCAGGGGGACTACTTCGCGATCAAGAAGATGGGGGTCACGCGCGGACGCCTGCTGTCGGAACAGGAGCTCGACCGCGGCGAGAAGTCGGTCGTGATTGGCCCTGATGCCGCCGACCGGCTCTTTCCCGGGCTCGACCCGATCGGCCGGGAGCTCAAGATGGGTGGCGTGCCCTATCGCGTGGTGGGCGTTGCGGAGTCGCAGGGCCAGGTGTTCGGCATGTCCTTCGACAACTTCGTCGTGGCCTCCTTCCGCTCGCCGGCGCGGCGGCTGCTCAACTCGCGCCCCAACATCGTGGATGCGGTGGTGATTCAGTCGCCCACGGTACCGGCCATGACGGAGAACATGGAACTGGTGCGCGCCGCCATGCGCGCGCAGCGCCAGCTGCGGCCGGCACAGAAGGACAACTTTTCGCTGCAAACGGCCGATTCCGCGCTGGAATTCTGGAACAAGATCAAGGGCTATCTGGTGCTCGCCGGGGTGGCGCTCCCCGCCATCGGGCTCGTGGTGGGCGCCATCGTGATCATGAACATCATGCTGGTGGCCGTGGCCGAGCGCACGCGAGAGATCGGTATTCGCAAGGCCCTCGGGGCCAGGCGCCGGGACATCCTGCTGCAATTCCTGATCGAGGCATCCGCGCTCGGTACCATCGGCTCGGTCATCGGGGTGGGGCTCGGTATCGGGCTGGCGCAGCTCATCGCAGCGGTTTCGCCCCTCCCGGCCAGTGTCGCGCCCTGGTCCATCGTTGCAGGCGTGGCGCTGGGCGCGGGCGTGGGCATCATCTCCGGCGTGTATCCCGCCAGCCGCGCCTCGCGGCTCGATCCCATCGCTGCCCTGCGGCAGGAGTAA
- a CDS encoding ABC transporter permease yields the protein MSAFPTGLLAVSEGVRIAIDATRANKVRAGLTILGIAVGVFVVVAIAAAVRGINQAVARDFASMGPTTFFVARYPISFESCDGSENSCQWLRNPPLRPNEVDALRRLSSVDAVGERLEWGAKVAYRSTELASTSVEGYSAEWTLINAPEVYPGRAFTPSEVRTGARVAVISTLMAERLFADSDPIGKAIAMNDVPFEVIGVFKDNVSFLNGGDRPKAVVPITALIRSIGARESGVALAVKPREELAPALARDLAIDDVTATLRGLRGARPSEESSFAIITQDKLFETYNKIFGMFFLVMIALSGVGLIVGGVGVVAIMMISVTERTREIGVRKALGATKATILWQFLVEAATLTGIGGAIGLFVGWLGTLLIRNFTPINASIPPMAVVAALGASCITGILFGMLPASRAARLDPVEALRYE from the coding sequence ATGAGTGCATTCCCCACGGGGCTGTTGGCCGTGAGCGAGGGCGTCCGTATTGCCATCGATGCGACGCGCGCCAACAAGGTGCGCGCGGGGCTCACCATCCTCGGCATCGCCGTGGGCGTGTTCGTGGTGGTGGCCATCGCAGCGGCGGTACGCGGCATCAACCAGGCCGTGGCGAGGGACTTTGCCAGCATGGGGCCCACCACGTTCTTCGTCGCGCGCTACCCCATCAGTTTCGAAAGCTGCGACGGTAGCGAGAACAGTTGCCAGTGGTTGCGCAACCCGCCACTGCGCCCCAACGAAGTGGACGCCCTGCGGCGGCTCTCCTCGGTGGACGCGGTGGGCGAGCGGCTCGAATGGGGGGCCAAGGTGGCCTACCGCTCCACCGAGCTGGCATCCACCAGCGTGGAGGGGTACTCGGCGGAGTGGACGCTGATCAACGCGCCGGAGGTGTATCCGGGGCGGGCCTTCACCCCGTCGGAGGTCCGCACCGGGGCGCGCGTGGCGGTCATCAGTACGCTCATGGCAGAGCGGCTGTTCGCCGACAGTGACCCAATTGGCAAGGCCATTGCCATGAACGATGTGCCCTTCGAGGTGATCGGCGTGTTCAAGGACAACGTCAGCTTCCTGAACGGTGGCGACCGCCCCAAGGCGGTGGTGCCCATCACCGCGCTCATCCGCTCGATCGGGGCCCGGGAAAGCGGCGTGGCGTTGGCGGTGAAGCCGCGGGAGGAGCTGGCACCGGCCCTCGCCCGGGACCTGGCCATTGATGACGTCACCGCCACGCTGCGCGGATTGCGCGGCGCCCGGCCCTCCGAAGAGTCGAGTTTTGCGATCATCACGCAGGACAAGCTGTTCGAGACCTACAACAAGATCTTCGGGATGTTCTTTCTCGTCATGATCGCGCTGTCGGGGGTGGGCCTCATCGTTGGGGGCGTAGGGGTCGTCGCCATCATGATGATCTCGGTGACCGAACGCACCCGGGAGATCGGCGTGCGGAAGGCGCTGGGCGCCACCAAGGCCACCATTCTGTGGCAATTCCTGGTGGAGGCGGCCACGCTCACCGGCATCGGCGGCGCCATCGGGCTGTTCGTGGGGTGGCTGGGCACCCTGCTCATTCGCAATTTCACCCCCATCAACGCCAGCATCCCGCCGATGGCCGTGGTGGCAGCGCTGGGCGCCAGCTGCATTACCGGCATCCTGTTCGGCATGCTCCCGGCCAGCCGCGCCGCGCGTCTCGACCCGGTGGAAGCGCTCCGGTACGAATAG
- a CDS encoding ATP-binding protein, protein MADSAPAEPQLVPTGRWPVGWVASCAVAFVALAYWQQAPAWGSLLTAMGGTMAAAWFLPQVKRPRAAAVLAVAVLAAGCLLGASDTATFVSMRNDWPAWSAAERESRARRVAESVTEVASVLREAAERATADSALMARALAGQTVDVEAPLPRNVESALLVYRRGMLVASVGQMHTPVNPGAPAGVMIVPGAFHTSLVARSRTADDAIEVVATALITSAPPADRFTRTLLQTLPGNVDVAHTYVESPDSRGMVAGETAVAARDGERAVARVRATTYTEGETRLALEQRARFRSSVALALALVAFLVVAWYRPARTAERFGATAAVLLTVAVAPLSGLSNISSLFDPRSYFAPMGGPFTSTVVALLITAALTLAMLLFVLRGTLQRLSRGVAVALVLATAVAGPFLLRDLARGITLPPSGAGYTLWLAWQSSLALVGVSVLLIAAAGGQAAWGRRRALSPAVAVSVALAGGVLAPLLWRGQGAWPAWFPVFWVVAIACLALTRRGLAQIAAAAVVAGTGAATLTWGATIKARTALAQHDLQLIGESDLDGQRLLERFAIGLRDDGRPVVSSEELLRRYAASELARAGYSARLARWSPASIDAPESVLELTPVLDTIDAQSYVAMIARESGTVEFREARDGLRRLLLAAVPANDGTVTTIVLPPRTSLLPSDPFSSFIGITGERWREAPYRLTLSASAEGDTPSPALTWHRRGNALHGDGVAGEGRDVNRVHAEVDLGGLDVLLPRGALLVIFDVLVVLLIWAMTVLADGALGRMVAVRRARWSRSYRVQLSVAMLAFFIAPAAIFALWAWYRLQGDDRATRDLLVRETLRVAAAEQEQRALGSAPSSTGAPLFLYRDGVLRQASNPLLDALAPLGRLLPVSLSDEEIGNDDTFLSRRLVTGMTRPLVGFRLLSRPGAVNLPGAAVSVLATPARGNEFALDDRREDLGILVLFATVLGALAAVWSSGIAARTLARPVGALREAALGLAAGRAAPALGTAPATEFAPVYRAFSRMAEDLHTSRSALEAAQRRTEAVLQNVASGVIAMLRSGDIILANPRAGALLGEGVRRAGGTLAALPPELAPLAEQCRRFLQAEVDEEAFELTVNARQLQARLTRLPTGAVLTLDDITDLASAQRVLAWGEMARQVAHEIKNPLTPIRLGVQHLRRAYRDGRSDFGDILDRNVGRVLEEIDHLDEIARAFSRYGTAPSERAPGVPVDVGAVVLDVVALEKLGDHAEPGQRVEWRVVMPESEGTLVALAQRDELREVLINVLENARLAGARCVTVHVRLTEAQLHLDVVDDGAGIAPAVLPHVFEPHFSTRTSGSGLGLAISRRLIEGWGGTISVTSSAGQGTTVHIGLLRALGTPREASAAAAR, encoded by the coding sequence ATGGCCGACTCTGCTCCCGCCGAACCCCAACTCGTCCCCACCGGTCGCTGGCCGGTGGGTTGGGTAGCGAGCTGTGCCGTGGCATTCGTGGCACTGGCCTATTGGCAACAGGCACCGGCATGGGGATCGCTGCTGACGGCCATGGGCGGCACCATGGCGGCCGCCTGGTTCCTGCCGCAAGTCAAGCGCCCCCGCGCGGCAGCGGTCCTGGCGGTGGCCGTGCTGGCCGCCGGCTGTCTGCTGGGCGCGTCGGACACGGCAACCTTCGTGTCCATGCGCAACGACTGGCCGGCGTGGTCGGCGGCCGAACGGGAGTCGCGGGCGCGGCGTGTTGCCGAAAGCGTCACTGAGGTGGCGTCGGTGCTGCGTGAGGCGGCGGAGCGCGCCACGGCCGACAGTGCCCTCATGGCGCGCGCACTGGCGGGGCAGACGGTGGACGTCGAGGCGCCGCTGCCCCGGAATGTGGAGTCGGCGCTGCTGGTGTACCGGCGCGGCATGCTCGTGGCGAGCGTCGGCCAGATGCACACGCCCGTGAATCCCGGAGCGCCGGCGGGCGTGATGATTGTACCCGGCGCGTTCCATACGTCGCTCGTGGCGCGCTCGCGCACCGCCGACGATGCCATCGAGGTGGTGGCGACGGCGCTCATCACGTCGGCGCCGCCCGCCGATCGTTTCACGCGGACGCTGCTGCAGACGTTGCCGGGCAACGTCGACGTCGCCCACACATATGTGGAATCGCCGGACAGCCGCGGGATGGTGGCGGGGGAAACCGCGGTTGCCGCGCGCGACGGCGAGCGCGCGGTGGCGCGGGTGCGCGCCACCACCTACACCGAAGGCGAGACACGGCTTGCCCTCGAACAGCGCGCCCGCTTCCGCAGCAGCGTGGCGCTGGCGCTGGCGCTGGTGGCCTTCCTGGTGGTGGCGTGGTACCGGCCGGCGCGCACGGCGGAACGCTTCGGGGCGACCGCCGCCGTTCTGCTCACGGTGGCCGTCGCGCCGCTGTCGGGGCTGTCGAATATCTCCAGCCTCTTCGATCCGCGCAGCTACTTCGCGCCCATGGGGGGACCGTTCACCTCCACCGTCGTCGCGTTGCTCATTACGGCGGCGCTCACGCTCGCCATGCTGCTGTTCGTGCTGCGCGGCACGCTGCAGCGCCTGTCGCGTGGCGTGGCCGTGGCCCTCGTGTTGGCCACGGCGGTGGCGGGCCCGTTCCTGCTGCGCGATCTCGCGCGCGGCATCACGTTGCCCCCCTCGGGCGCGGGCTACACGCTCTGGCTGGCGTGGCAGTCGTCGCTGGCGCTGGTGGGGGTCTCGGTGCTGCTCATCGCCGCCGCCGGTGGCCAGGCAGCGTGGGGGCGGCGGCGTGCCCTCTCACCGGCGGTGGCCGTGTCGGTCGCACTGGCCGGCGGCGTGCTGGCGCCGTTGCTCTGGCGCGGGCAAGGGGCGTGGCCCGCGTGGTTCCCGGTGTTCTGGGTCGTGGCGATCGCCTGTCTCGCTCTTACGCGGCGCGGTCTCGCGCAAATCGCCGCGGCGGCTGTGGTCGCCGGCACCGGCGCGGCCACACTCACGTGGGGCGCCACGATCAAGGCGCGCACCGCCCTCGCCCAGCACGACCTGCAGCTGATCGGCGAAAGCGACCTCGATGGGCAGCGCCTGCTCGAGCGCTTCGCGATTGGTCTGCGCGACGACGGGCGCCCGGTCGTGAGCAGCGAGGAACTGCTGCGTCGCTATGCGGCCAGCGAACTGGCGCGCGCCGGCTACTCGGCGCGTCTGGCGCGGTGGAGCCCCGCATCCATCGATGCGCCCGAGTCGGTGCTCGAACTCACCCCGGTGCTCGATACCATCGATGCCCAGTCGTATGTCGCGATGATTGCGCGCGAGAGCGGCACCGTGGAGTTCCGTGAGGCGCGCGACGGATTGCGCCGTCTCCTGCTGGCCGCCGTGCCAGCGAACGACGGCACCGTCACGACCATCGTGCTGCCCCCGCGCACCAGCCTGCTCCCCTCCGACCCGTTCTCGTCGTTCATCGGCATTACCGGCGAACGGTGGCGCGAGGCGCCGTACCGCCTCACGCTGAGCGCGTCGGCCGAAGGGGATACGCCGTCGCCCGCGCTCACCTGGCATCGGCGGGGCAATGCGCTGCACGGCGATGGCGTGGCGGGCGAAGGGCGCGACGTGAATCGCGTGCACGCCGAGGTGGACCTGGGCGGGCTTGATGTGCTCCTGCCACGCGGCGCGCTGCTGGTGATCTTCGACGTGCTCGTGGTGCTGCTCATCTGGGCCATGACGGTGCTGGCCGATGGCGCGCTGGGGCGCATGGTGGCCGTGCGCCGGGCGCGCTGGTCGCGCTCCTATCGCGTGCAGCTGTCGGTGGCCATGCTGGCCTTCTTCATCGCGCCCGCCGCCATCTTCGCCCTCTGGGCCTGGTATCGGCTGCAAGGCGATGATCGGGCAACGCGCGACCTGCTGGTGCGGGAAACCCTGCGAGTGGCGGCCGCCGAACAGGAGCAGCGCGCGCTCGGCTCCGCGCCCTCGAGCACCGGGGCACCGCTCTTCCTGTACCGCGACGGCGTGCTGCGACAGGCCAGCAACCCGCTGCTCGATGCGCTGGCCCCGCTGGGGCGGCTGCTCCCCGTCTCGTTGAGCGACGAGGAGATCGGCAATGACGACACTTTCCTGTCGCGACGCCTGGTGACGGGCATGACCCGCCCGCTGGTGGGCTTTCGCCTGCTGTCACGACCGGGGGCGGTGAACCTGCCGGGGGCCGCCGTGAGTGTGCTGGCCACGCCGGCACGGGGCAACGAATTCGCGCTCGACGACCGCCGGGAAGACCTTGGCATTCTCGTGCTCTTCGCCACCGTCCTGGGGGCACTCGCAGCGGTCTGGTCGAGCGGCATTGCCGCGCGCACGCTGGCGCGCCCCGTGGGGGCACTGCGGGAGGCCGCCCTCGGTCTCGCGGCGGGACGCGCGGCACCGGCGCTGGGCACCGCGCCGGCAACGGAGTTCGCCCCGGTGTACCGGGCGTTTTCCCGCATGGCCGAGGATCTGCACACGAGCCGCTCCGCGCTCGAAGCGGCGCAACGTCGCACCGAAGCCGTCCTGCAGAACGTGGCCAGCGGCGTGATCGCCATGCTGCGCAGTGGCGACATCATTCTCGCCAATCCGCGTGCCGGCGCGCTGCTGGGGGAAGGGGTGCGGCGCGCGGGGGGCACGCTGGCGGCCTTGCCGCCGGAACTTGCCCCGCTGGCCGAGCAGTGCCGCCGCTTTCTGCAGGCCGAGGTCGATGAGGAAGCCTTCGAGCTCACCGTGAACGCACGGCAGCTGCAGGCGCGGCTTACGCGGCTGCCCACGGGCGCGGTGCTCACGCTCGACGACATCACCGATCTCGCGTCGGCGCAGCGGGTGCTGGCGTGGGGGGAGATGGCGCGGCAGGTGGCCCACGAAATCAAGAATCCCCTCACGCCCATTCGCCTCGGGGTGCAGCACCTGCGCCGCGCCTATCGGGATGGCCGCAGCGACTTCGGCGACATTCTCGATCGCAACGTGGGGCGCGTCCTCGAGGAAATCGATCATCTCGACGAGATTGCGCGCGCCTTCAGCCGCTACGGGACCGCGCCTTCGGAGCGCGCGCCCGGTGTCCCGGTGGACGTGGGGGCCGTGGTGCTCGATGTCGTGGCGCTCGAGAAGCTCGGCGACCACGCCGAGCCGGGGCAGCGCGTGGAATGGCGCGTGGTCATGCCGGAGTCGGAGGGCACGCTCGTGGCACTGGCACAGCGCGACGAGTTGCGTGAGGTGCTCATCAACGTGCTGGAGAACGCGCGACTGGCGGGGGCACGCTGCGTCACGGTGCACGTCCGTCTCACCGAGGCCCAGCTGCATCTCGACGTGGTCGATGACGGCGCCGGCATCGCGCCCGCGGTGCTGCCGCATGTCTTCGAACCGCACTTCTCGACCCGGACCAGCGGCAGCGGACTCGGGCTCGCCATCAGCCGTCGGCTCATTGAGGGGTGGGGCGGTACGATCAGCGTGACCAGCAGCGCGGGGCAGGGGACCACGGTCCATATCGGTCTGCTGCGTGCCCTTGGTACACCGCGGGAAGCGTCTGCAGCGGCAGCGCGTTAA
- a CDS encoding efflux RND transporter periplasmic adaptor subunit, producing MNKTAKYAIGGVVLASVVGLAVVAANKNKTKATEVRVEAVEARDLVASVTASGQIQPRTKVDVSADVTGKIVRLVVQEGQMVTRGQLLLQIDPEQATAAMQRAEATLASARAQAAQARANLIQAQRNYERSAAIQKQSPNLISEEQLEQLRTQADVNKALAEAANYSVEQAVASVRDARQALSRTTITAPMSGKITRLNVEEGETAIMGTLNKDAATLLTISDMSVLETKVKVDETDVARISVGDSALIQIDAFPDTAFVGKVVEISNSSVTKSATAGATGDQAIDYEVRVQLVNPPIDTRPDFSATAKIVTAKRTKALSIPIIALTVRENEDLPNGDSAVTVGRQPTKEVGKRDVEGVFIVGTDNKVTFRPVKVGIAGERHFEVLDGLKPGERIVAGTYQAIRELKDGALVKEAVPEKKVAAEKKS from the coding sequence ATGAACAAGACAGCCAAATACGCCATCGGTGGTGTGGTCCTCGCGAGTGTGGTCGGGCTCGCGGTCGTGGCCGCCAACAAGAACAAGACCAAGGCCACCGAAGTGCGCGTGGAAGCCGTGGAAGCGCGCGACCTCGTAGCCTCGGTCACGGCCAGCGGCCAGATTCAGCCCCGCACCAAGGTGGACGTGTCCGCCGACGTGACCGGCAAGATCGTGCGGCTCGTGGTGCAGGAGGGGCAGATGGTCACCCGGGGGCAGCTGCTGCTGCAGATCGACCCCGAGCAGGCTACCGCGGCCATGCAGCGCGCCGAGGCCACGCTGGCATCGGCCCGGGCCCAGGCGGCGCAGGCCAGGGCCAACCTCATTCAGGCGCAGCGCAACTACGAACGGTCGGCCGCCATCCAGAAGCAGTCCCCCAACCTCATCAGCGAAGAGCAGCTCGAGCAGCTGCGCACGCAGGCGGACGTGAACAAGGCGCTGGCCGAAGCGGCCAACTACTCCGTCGAGCAGGCGGTGGCCTCGGTCCGTGATGCCCGGCAGGCGCTGAGCCGCACCACCATCACGGCCCCCATGAGCGGCAAGATCACGCGGCTCAACGTGGAAGAGGGCGAAACGGCCATCATGGGCACGCTCAACAAGGACGCGGCCACGCTGCTCACCATCAGCGACATGAGCGTGCTCGAGACCAAGGTGAAGGTGGACGAGACCGACGTGGCGCGCATCAGCGTGGGCGACTCGGCGCTCATCCAGATCGACGCCTTCCCCGACACGGCGTTCGTGGGCAAGGTGGTGGAGATCTCCAACAGCTCGGTCACCAAGTCGGCCACCGCGGGCGCCACGGGCGACCAGGCCATCGACTACGAGGTGCGCGTGCAGCTGGTGAATCCGCCCATCGACACGCGCCCCGATTTCTCGGCCACCGCCAAGATCGTCACCGCCAAGCGGACCAAGGCGCTGAGCATTCCCATCATCGCCCTCACCGTGCGTGAGAACGAGGACCTGCCCAACGGTGATTCCGCCGTGACGGTGGGACGTCAGCCGACCAAGGAAGTCGGCAAGCGCGACGTGGAAGGCGTGTTCATCGTGGGCACCGACAACAAGGTCACCTTCCGCCCGGTGAAGGTGGGCATTGCGGGTGAGCGCCACTTCGAGGTGCTCGACGGCCTCAAGCCGGGTGAGCGCATCGTGGCCGGCACGTACCAGGCCATCCGCGAACTCAAGGACGGCGCGCTGGTGAAGGAGGCGGTGCCCGAGAAGAAGGTGGCGGCGGAGAAGAAGTCGTGA
- a CDS encoding ABC transporter ATP-binding protein: MGGEIVRALRGVDLAIRRNEYVAIMGPSGSGKSTLMNLIGCLDTPNAGEYWLNGMLVSEMSDDQLARVRNKEIGFVFQTFNLLPRASALQNVELPLVYAGISADERKKRASEALGRVQLGERMHHRPNELSGGQRQRVAIARALVNRPSILLADEPTGNLDSTTSEEIMKVFEELAQQGQTVVMVTHEPDIAAHARRVVVLRDGVIASDEQREQFIERVGLTHATH; this comes from the coding sequence ATGGGCGGGGAAATCGTGCGCGCCCTGCGCGGCGTCGATCTGGCCATCCGGCGCAACGAGTATGTGGCCATCATGGGACCGTCCGGTTCGGGCAAGTCCACGCTCATGAACCTCATCGGCTGCCTCGACACGCCCAACGCGGGCGAGTACTGGCTCAACGGCATGCTGGTGAGCGAGATGAGCGACGACCAGCTGGCGCGCGTACGCAACAAGGAAATCGGCTTCGTCTTCCAGACCTTCAACCTGCTGCCGCGTGCGTCAGCGCTGCAGAACGTGGAGCTGCCGCTCGTGTACGCCGGCATCTCCGCCGACGAGCGCAAGAAGCGGGCGAGCGAGGCGCTCGGGCGCGTGCAGCTCGGGGAGCGCATGCATCACCGCCCCAACGAGCTCTCCGGCGGCCAGCGCCAGCGCGTGGCCATTGCCCGCGCCCTGGTGAACCGGCCGTCCATCCTGCTGGCCGACGAACCCACCGGCAACCTCGACTCCACCACCTCCGAGGAAATCATGAAGGTCTTCGAGGAGCTGGCGCAGCAGGGGCAGACGGTGGTGATGGTCACGCACGAGCCCGACATTGCCGCGCATGCCCGGCGCGTGGTGGTGCTGCGCGACGGCGTGATTGCCAGCGACGAGCAGCGTGAACAGTTCATCGAGCGCGTCGGTCTGACCCACGCGACGCACTGA